tgaccataatatcttgatcaagttcgatagccatggaaatcgcttttgtcatttaggagttacgggaTTCTCCAGCAGATATTAAGTTGTTGGATCCATACCCCATATTTTTATCTCGATGTAAATGagatgtggatccaacaagttttttcctgcctgaatggcgccatataacctatacagtcttgcgatgccgtaaaacccaactcaactcaacttatcctatatgtgcagattatcctgaataatcattatggcttattttctgtgaaaaaaaatcgaagtgggggcatccgtgtcctatggacacatttctagtttgttaatataaatgctatagaagtttttcaaatgaaaggtaaaaatgaCAGACATCATTTACATTATCCACAGCACAAATCAATTTGAGCGCTTTATAGGTCATTATTGCAACTAAAAGGCAACGATATAAAGGACATTTCTCCATTTTCACATCAAACTTCGATGGCATAGATGTGACAtttgtgaaatatgtatttatctCGTTTCCACGACTTAGTGCGACATGGCCACGGCTTTCTACCTAGTTCCTACGATTTAGTAATCTCGTGTCATAATTCAACGATTTACTAACTCGTTCCCACAACATGGTACGTCATGGCCGCGACTTAGAGATTACCAAGTCGTGGGTATGACAAAATTAAGCCATTCTTACTTCTGAGAACTAGTTATTAAGTCATGGCCAAGGGAAAAATCAACCCTCTATGCCATCGATCACTTGTTGATCGGATCAGTCGTAAGGTCAAAGctagggggaggggggggggagaaTTATAGATTGAAAATTTGCCACGGAGTTATTAAGCTTTCCAATTACTCCCACTTTATTCACATGTCATTTTGGAAGAATGAATGTGCATCTTCTAGTTTTAGACACTttaataattgtacaaaaatggtgttattttgtataatgaaatgacaaaactgttcacatctgccgtacaattatttttgtgaatAGACAGTCTGTcattgttgatttaaaaaagttgaatCAGTATAATTATACTGTCACTCGACAAAATAAAATCTCAAACCCTATGCTGCcgttaaaaagttaaaagtaTGCATTCACAAATTAAACGTGCGAAACGCTTGCGACACTTaggttatttattttggaaaattatattataacatttaaacattacaacataaacaaaatacaaaacaaaattcaacatACGTTTATATCGGAATCTTATTACCTGCACACTTTGTCAATTATCATTCCGAATTCAATTGAAATTGGTAAAGTTCAGAAGGACGGCTTTAAACCTCAATTCAACTTTATCGATAATCTACTATGGGTagcaatatataaatcacatcTACTCTGTGACGGCGGTTTAATCAAACACATTATAAAAGTGGTAAATCAATAACCTGTTTaagttttaaactgaatatttaaatgcatttactttGTTTGCGGTGTTTTAATAAGCTtttcatacaaattataataacGAATCCCACATTGTGGTTGCATGTCATTCATTTAATGTATaggcatattttgaaaaactaaatCATATCAAGCTTTAGCCACTTACAAAAGatatagcaaaacaaatgttatttgatatttattgtacgaaataagaaaaaattaTCTTAACtatcataaaattatttcgATCGCAAGTCTTTAAACTTCAGCTAAGTTCTGTTATACGCGACttgtatgtatatttagcaCCTGGTTAAAGGCATGTATAGTTTGTTAATCCTAAGGACTGTAACAGCTGTGTATTGCCCTTATGTCGGAGCATCATGTGTTTTGATCTGGAATATGCCTTGTATATTGTCTTGATGTTGGATCATCACCAGTGTGTTTGAGCATCTATACCGAATAACCATGGTGTTCGAGCATCACCTTTGCAGTTCCTGGGTATTTGAACATCACTTGTGTATTGCCCTGGTCTTGGAGCATCCTTTTTGTAATACCCTGATGTTTGAGCATAACTTGGTATTGCCTTGGTCTTGGAAAATTAACTGTGTATTGGCTAGGTGTTGGAGCATCACTTGTGTATTGTCATGGTGTTGAAGCAACACTTGTGCCAGCAAAGACGTTAAGAGCCCTTAATGCTGCATCATCAGTGACATTACGTCCAATAATTTCCTGCATCAGCAAAACGTTACGAGCCCTTAATGCTGCATCATCAGTGACATTACGCCCCATAATTCCTGCTTCAGCAATGACGTTACGAGCCCTTAATTCTACATCATCAGTGACATTACGTCCCATAATTTCTGCATCAGCAAATACATTACGAGCCCTTAATGCTGCATCATCACTGACATTACGCCCCATAATTCCTACATCAGCAAATACATTACGAGCCCTTAATGCTGCAACATCATTGACATTACGCCCCATAATTCCTGCATCAGCAATGACGTTACGAGCCCTTAATGCTGCAGCATCAGTGACATTACGCCCAATAATTCCTGCATCAGCAATGACTACGAGCCCTAAATGCTGCTTCATCAGTGACATTACGCCCCATTATTCCTGCATCAGCAAAGACATTATGAGCCCTAATGCTACACCATCAGTGACACTACGCCCCATATTTTCTGCATCAGCAATGACGTTACGAGCCCTAATGTTACATTACAGTGTCActattaatcaaaattaatacaattgttttaatatactaaaacgaatgaataaatgtcgaaaacaactgttcttatgaaggataccgactTGAATTTGAAATTAAGGTGCAGATaacacgttatttctaccttttgagacCAAAGtcgatcacagttaatcttttagcattcaccaatcatttaatatttttgcgttgtCATCTGttaaatacacaattacaatctggttttcagtaaataatattttccataaatgcattattcagaaAGTAGGTAaagttttatcactcaaaatgtttgtttttaatactagTGCATgcgttgattttgaataaaatggtCACTATAAGCATTTTAACTTTCGAGGATGAATGAAGGTCCAACCATTGCCATTTATCCAAAAAACAATCTTTGCGTCAGATTTTGTTTTGACACTAATATATCAGCAAAAGATGTTGTATTCGAAGTCAGATCTAATAGCTTAATGATTAGGAAGGTCCCCTTTGCTGCGCTCACTCCACCCATTAAAATCATTAGGATTTTAATTAATGTCATCTGactattgttttaaagaatatattatcATTCTAAGTGGGTTCCACATCTGTAATCATAGAAATAATTGCACAAACACCGTCAAGGGCAAACAAcgaaaaaacaagaacatatgtTGCCTTACACAGTAAGTTCCCTTTGACAGGAAGTTTATAGTTTCGTTTTAAATGTCTGTTTATTCACGTGACGGGTCTACTCCCCCTGTTTCGCTTTGCAGAACGAAAAACATATTCGGCAGAATTAAGTCTACACGAAACGAAAACGCTCAAAGAAAACGGGCATTCATCCGTAAACAGATCGTTCAATACTACGAGTAAGTTACTGtacatttatcataaaaagaTGTGTTCACTTGTCATTATAGGGGGTTTTCGAGATGTTAATCATACGTACATTTCGTATTTACGGTATTTTTTAATATCTGTAACGTGCCCGCTCAGTACAAAACACGTCGAATAATTAATCAACTTTGACAATTAACAAGTATCCCAGATATTGCTCTAAACACATGTTGGCATACCCTCACTGTAATATGTTTGGCAAGATAATCctctgctgtgcatctcctgctaattgcactggtgtcacagtaggggccaatttcctgtgcaTTTGtgtattggctcagggccattaagggtccatttgtgtgatttttataataaacatccaaaactgcacagcaggatactcagatcgcaTTAGGGGTAAGAGGGCACAAGGCAATAGGATTCAGATCAATAATCAGAAGTTGTGTATTGtacacagatttttttttctttttctttttatggAGGGAGGGGGACTTATAGAAGGCTTCAACTAGGCCTTTTAGCGCTGATTCACCTCCGAAGTctaaataattgtacgtttacagatttattacaattttttatATGGAAAATCCTTTACGTACGTTAGGGATTGAAAGAATTGCGTATAACACGTCTTTTATTTTAGACTATACGCCCCGCACCATCGACATCAATTGTTCAGGGATTGATATGATCCTCACATCCTTAAACTGTACAGATGTTGTCATGACCCTTTTCCTTATATGACCTgatattaaaacagtaaaacCAATTAGAACAGGCATTGGTATACCCTCTGTGCAACTGTAACTGTAACCGAACCGTCTTATTTAACGAGTGGTGGTAGCCGCACGGGCGGTTACATGAATTCCCAGGTTCGACAAAGGGCAAAGGTTGTTAGTAAATATCGACTGAgatgtgttcattttcaatacaattaaTTCTAATTCAAGTCATTTGAATGGCAAAAATACTGTATTAATAGGAAACTATAAGTGCCTTTGTCAGCTTCAAATAATTTCGCCGAGTCTCACAATCAACAGTTGagtatcataaaataaaaataaaacctcttaagacaagtaaatgatttctAACTCTATAAACTTGATCAACAGAGAAAATTCAAATCTCAGGAACAATCAATAGTTTTAAATAGAGAACcaactgtaaaaaaaaacgtgAATGGTCCTTGGGGAATCCACGCACTGACTCAACAAAGCTGACGtcggaaataaaaaagtgaagaAATCGTCTGAGGACAGATACTTTCAAGAAAATGATTCATTCggtttttaaaaagatataaaaaacaGGTCCAAGTATGTTTTTTGTtagtttatttgagtttatcaaggtctgcccgtgCCTAtaggctgcattatggcttgtcCCGCCCGTGGCGcaatcacgacttaaattgtgttttattgccataagtgacatgagataaaAGTGATAGCAATTcacagtcaaatccagacactGGAAGACTTAacgaaacagagtgagatacaagagatccgggttgcgataccctagctctttgcaaAGAGACCCTTTGGTTTATTTAACGTGCTCgatgtaaagcaccgatacacgggatacaacatTCCTGGGTTGAATACACCATTTTACCATTTAGCACTACCATTTAAATGCCGAGCgtcaggcaagggagctactttaaCGTCTTTAGGTATGACGCGGCCTTCAGCCAATCAGTCTTCAGGATAGACTTCCGCTGTACGTCGACCCAAgaatagtttgtaaaatatgaatattaatatacatagCACAGTTCAATTTGGTTATTAAATCAATTAGAAGACAAAGctaaacaattttataacaagCCCGTAGGTAAGTtactatataatattttaatgacataaattattcaaaacaacCTATTTAAAGTATTCTATCTCATATTCTATTTCCAAAATAAGCACATTTTCCAGTGAATAATTTACGAACTAAATTAGGTGCTTGAACAAGTTTTGTATGAACAGTTATTAATAGCCGGCTGAAGCTTAACTCTGAATTTAAAATTCAATGGCAAAGTATAActctatttttttatgaaattaaagaaattataaattgtaaatcATACTGGTCATTAGTAAATCCACATAAATGTAATTAACTTTAATGGCATCAGATAAACGGGAAAATTTCGTAACATATACCAAACAATAATTCTTCATTATAGACTTCCGTTATAATAATGTGTTGGTAGAACCCCGTACACAACCAATACACAAAGAAGGATTGTTAAGAAATGCATACAATGTagagtataaaaataatattgacattgaaaataAAGGTGAATTTTGAGCTCATATTGAAATTCATATAACAGACCAATGACTCTATTATttccgaagtaacgtgtgtatattaaaacggcataattttgtttgaatcGGAGGATTAGCTTTGGGAAACCAGAATAGTTATAATTCCATGCTAAAACTATTGATCACTCAGCCCGGTATCAACATAACCGGATACCGGATACCGGGTTTTAGCACTACCAATGATAACCTCCCTTATTTCTTATCAAGAAAGTTGCTACTTTAGTTTTTGAACTCACACGAAATACGTTGGCCCTTATCTCTCCAAACAGCGAATATTAAAATCATAGGCGACAACCACATTTGAAAGGAATAAGTTGTGTACTTAAGATATTCGATTAACTATGGGAACGGACTGGCTTTCAACAGTCAACAAAAGTAAgtttaaaacagtattttttctgCGGGGCGGTGCCAGGATTTAAAGTTATTGAGTGCACATTTGGGATAGCCACAATAATTGGCGTTCCGAAATACTTTTATATCATGGCAGTgggcattgttatgtttatatgtggccatcataaatatcttataaagactattgacatatatttatatggacctgattttggggtcaaaaaTAAGAATGTGCAGCCCGGCTTCACCAGAAACGAATTAAAAGGGTCACAACTATTTGGGGTATTGGACCGCCCTAAAACATTTTGGCcatcttcatttttaaatagaaatattgtaGTTTGTGTTTTCAAAGCTGGTCGCTTTGATTGTTTAGGTACTTTCTAGTCTAAAGtattagacgtgttatacgggattcttccaatcccttacatttgccatatcaaaaatcgaaaaaaaaaatccgtaaacgtacaatttTTGGTCTATTAATGACCTGTGTTCTGTCTTTCAGACAAAATTGATTTGGCAGCCTGTCCACACCGAACAAAATCTGTCGAAAAACGGGAATTGGACAAAACAGTAAACAGTTTTCACCAAATTGTAAAGAAGATATATACTCTACAATTTGTTCagttatttcttgaaatattgaatTCAACTTAATCGTATTTGTCAGAATAATACAAAACGGTGACTGGATTTCCCGGTTAAATTaactttcaagtttattttttaaaacgttgttttacaaaaaaacatatactgtAAATACGTTGTAATACCGTGAATGAGGAGAACTATTTATGGCCTACCGTATCATACGACCACCCAACAGTCCaaccaatatttgtttattcttacAAAAGGATATTTGACTTCGACCTTTTACATTCCAAACTTAAATCAATACAGATCGACCACGCAGCTATCAAACCGTAAACGTATGAAAACTATTCGCGATATTTTAGCCCTATTTGGGAAATTGTGGCCACGTACCTATAAACTAAAAATTCCTTTATAAAGGCTTCCACTGAAAGTCAAGTAAGTCAAAAAAAGTTGAACATAATAAAGCATAACAATTGAAAAtagtgagagagagagagagagagagagagagagagaatagAGAGAGGGAcacataaagataaataaagaGAGAGAGGGGTAAAATAGGGGAGGGGGGTGGTTCAGAGAGAGAAACGGATGGAGATAGATATAGGATGAAAATGGATGGAGAGGGAGAGAGAAAGATATGAAATGGCAGAGGGAGAGAAAGGTGGGAGAAAAAGACAGGGAGAGAGAGAAAAAAGAGGGGAGAGGGACGGAGAGGTGATGGGGATAGATAGaggaagagagagagagagtgagagaGGAGAAAGAGAGAAAGGTAGAAAGAGAGAGGGAATAGGGAGAGAGACAAAGGGACACAGAGAGATAAATAGAAAGAGAGAGACGGAATaaagagagagagggggggggggggttcagaGAGGGAAACAGTTGGAGAGATAGTTAGGATGAAATATGATGGGAAGCGAAATAATAAGAGATGGGAGAGAGACAGAGAGGGGGGAAGAGAGAAAGACAGGAGTAGAGCAAGGTAgagagaaagaaaagaaagGGGAGAGGGACGGAGAGGGGATGgggagagaaagagagagagagagagctaGAGAGCCAGACAGAGAAGTGAAAGTTATGGAATCAATTTCTTTTCCGTATTAACAACTTCATGGTTCTTGTATTATAAAGATTTAAGGCACTCGGAAGGATGGATGCAGTTCCCGGACGAAAGGCACAAGTGACATCTGGATCGGCGCCTGACCTCACCTACTGCCAGCCATGCGCGGAGGACGGCAAGAAAATCGTCCCCGAGGCCTTCTGTCCCGTCTGTAAGGAGTTTCTTTGTTCCACCTGTGCACGAGTACACCGGAACCAGAAAATAACCAAAACTCACGCCCTCCAGGACAAGGACAGTATGCCTTCCTCATTCCGCGAAGAGAGTGAAGATGAAAAATTTAATGAAACGTGTCATCGTCATGCTCaagatttcataaaatattactgTCTTAATCATGAGGCAATTCTGTGTGGAGACTGCTTGGCTGAGAAAGCTCATCGATTATGTAATATTGAAAGGGTTTCTCAAGTCTCAAAGCGGTACAAGGAGGGTGCAGAATACAACAGCCTGAAAACAGGACTTGTCCAGACGGCCACTGACATTGGCAAACTGTCACACGACATGCAGGCGATCATGAAATCAGTTGATGAAGAAAGCCTTACCAATATAAATGAACTTCGCAAATTCAGGACTGAAATTAACCAGTACCTGGATAAAAGGGAAAATGAACTCTTTGCAGAAATTGATCAGAAGAAACGAACATCCAAGACACTGCTAAATGAACTGATATCAAAATGCACAAACATGAAATCATCCATTGAGAAACTAAAGTCAGAGCTACAAGCACAGAACGACAACAGCAACCAGATATTAATAGTAGGAAAGCGAGCTATAAAAGAACTGGCAAGTCTCCAGGCAGCCCTGGGAGAGGTGAGCAGGAGGAGTAAAGTTCCCCGATACAAGTTTCACAGGGACCCCGTAATTGAGCAGATAAAAGCTGCTGAAAATGCAATAGGACGGTTGGAAGAGGGCGAATCTCGTCGGCGTTAGGGCAACAACACCGACAACAGCAAACGAAGCAGGAACAACGGCAACAGGATACGATGCAACAACACCAAAAACAGATTAAAGCTGTGTTACAAAAAGGTTTGCGTACAACCACTAACTAATTTGACATTTCCTTAGTAATGCAGTTTATaagtctgttgtttttttacgtCGCTCAAGTTAACCAAGCACGTTAACGTTACGTTAAAAACTATGTTGTAAAGTTCACCAAGTGCTTTACAAAAATGGCAGAATGAAATACTTCgacaaatgatatttcttatataaattaAGATTCAAATAAACTTAAGCAATATAATTTCGAATGATATATACTTGTTTAGGTATAACAATAcggtataaatattttacttaatatacaACCGTCATATTTCCAGGCGAAATTATAAATAGTTGCCtatctattttaaaaataataataaaagtatgcGTCAATTTTCGCATAACGAGTTTTCAttgaatacaatgtaattaaaaaacatcttaaagCACACTGGTCAGTCGAGGACATATGATATATAAGGTATCTATTTGatcattttactgaaaaatatctataacattacattattttgggaaatagtTAGCACTCTTTTTAACGATTCATCCAACAATTCATTTCAACGAAACCTTCTTACAATAGCGCAATGGTCTATAAACATTCACTTTGTGCAgtgtaaaattgtttttggaATGAGTTCTGTGGACTATTAACTTTTATACAGGAGAAGACGTTTCTTATGTTGTTAGAACTTGTGTCCAaaccatttgctttttgtatactctatattattgttgtaaataccgattatgttgaaagaaaaaaggcaataaaatatgtttgaatcagTCAACTTTTATACATATGAActttcattatgtttttttttactttttaaaaaggtttaacaaaaaatatgaatcatCATTGCTGTAGCAGTGATGGTATAAACTGATTAGGGTCAATATGAAGCaataaaaagcaaatgtatttatcaataagagccgtcgtaagacagcgcgctcgactacgccgctttgacttagaatacaataacgatgtaataataccaagtttggtctctttatgtcaaacctaactaagattattcgatacataaggtgactttgatgctgccctcccacattattattattatattattattattattattattattattattattattattattattattattcattttaaaatgtgatgaaacaaaacatttttttatttgtgttatttattgtaatgtttacttTCAGCCCGCTTCAGCAGCAGAGCAGACCTAAGCCAGGCCAAGTTCAGCAGGCAGCCTGACATTTCAGTGAAGACATCAGGTGATACCCTTCACTGCGGGCTAACCAATGTGACCCTCCTGACCGGGGACAGGCTCGTACTGGTAGATCACACTAATTGCTCATTGAAGTGGTGGACACCATGAATAACAAGCTGGTGTCCCAGGTTAAACTGCCAAGTGAGCCGTGGGACCTGTGTCTCCTGCCCGGAGACAGGGCAGC
The sequence above is drawn from the Mya arenaria isolate MELC-2E11 chromosome 14, ASM2691426v1 genome and encodes:
- the LOC128216360 gene encoding transcription intermediary factor 1-alpha-like, whose translation is MDAVPGRKAQVTSGSAPDLTYCQPCAEDGKKIVPEAFCPVCKEFLCSTCARVHRNQKITKTHALQDKDSMPSSFREESEDEKFNETCHRHAQDFIKYYCLNHEAILCGDCLAEKAHRLCNIERVSQVSKRYKEGAEYNSLKTGLVQTATDIGKLSHDMQAIMKSVDEESLTNINELRKFRTEINQYLDKRENELFAEIDQKKRTSKTLLNELISKCTNMKSSIEKLKSELQAQNDNSNQILIVGKRAIKELASLQAALGEVSRRSKVPRYKFHRDPVIEQIKAAENAIGRLEEGESRRR